The following nucleotide sequence is from Tardiphaga sp. 709.
CACGATGCTGCCGCAGGGCTGCCATTCGCGGAGTGGACGCGCAGCAACGACAAACACCCACACATCGCACCGGCCTTGCGGGACAATGTGTGGGTGTTGAAAGTGAGGCGTCTTGAAGTGGTTTAGCGGCCGCCGAACGTCGTATCGCCGAACAGCGCCTTTTGGGTCGATGGCTGCGAGCGCCAGTATTGCGGCGGCGCCTGCACCTGGCCGCCGAGCTGCGCCGCCGCGTGCCACGGCCAGCGCGGGTCGTAGAGAATGCCACGTGCGATGGCGACCAGATCGGCCTTGCCGGAGGCCACGATATCTTCAGCCTGCTGCGCGTCGGTGATCAACCCTACCGCAATTGTCGGCAGTCCCGTCGCCGCTTTCACGGCTTCGGCGAACGGCACCTGATAACCCGGCCCGAGCGCGATCTTCTGCTGCGGCGAGACACCGCCGGACGAAACATCCATCCAATCGACGCCGCGCTTCTTCAACTCATTGGCGAACACGATGGTCTGCGCGACATCCCAGCCGCCCTCGACCCAGTCCGAGGCCGATACGCGGACGCCCACAGGCTTGTGCGCGGGAAAAGCCGCGCGTACCGCGTCGAACACTTCGATTGGAAACCGGATCCGGTTCTCCAGGGAGCCGCCATAATTGTCGGTGCGCTGGTTGGAGATCGGCGACAGGAATTCGTGCAGCAGATAGCCGTGCGCCGCGTGGATCTCAAGCGCATCGATACCAAGCCGTTCAGCCCGCTTCGCGGTCGCGACAAAGGCGTCGCGGATGCGCACGAGGCCCGCGGCATCGATCTCCTGCGGCGGCAATTCGCCGGACTTCTGCGGAATGGCGGACGGCGCCTGGGCGACCCAGCCGCCTTTGTCGAGCGGGACCTGCTGGCCGCCATCCCATGGGGCGTGACTCGACGCCTTTCGGCCTGCATGGGCGATCTGCATGCCAACGGCAATGTTCGAATGTTTGCGTATCGCCGCCAGCACAGGCTTCAACGCGGCTTCGGTCGCGTCATTATAGAGGCCGAGATCGCCGGGTGTGATGCGGCCGATGGCTTCCACGGCGGTCGCTTCGATCACCAGCATCGCGGCGCCCGACAGGGCCATATTGCCGAGATGGATCATGTGCCAGTCGGTGGCGCGGCCATCTTCGGCAGAATACTGGCACATCGGCGCAATGACGATGCGGTTCGGCAGCGTGAGGTCGCGCAGCTTGAAGGGAGAGAACAGGGCGCTCATGAAGGTTCCAGGGTGGGAGGACCGAATTGCCATGCGCGGGCGCGCAAGCTTGCCATGCCGACATTGGAATTTGGATGAGAAAACACAAGATGGCATGCCAAAAGCGACCTCAGCATTGTGCAAGGAGGGTAGCTTTCGACAAATCATTCCCGAAGGAGAGCCCGTTTCTTGGAGAAAGGCGAGCCTAGAAAGCAAAAGGCGCCCCGGTTACCCGGCGCGCCTCTCCATCTCGTTCATTCGGCGCCGTCGCGCCGATGACTTAGTACGGGCAGACCACTCGGCCCCAGCGACGGCTGAAATAGCAGCCCGGCGCCACGAAGCGCGGTCCACCGTAGAAGCCATAGCCGCGACCATAGCCACGACCGCCGCCACGGTAGAACCCGCCGCCACGTCCACGGCCCCAACCGCCGCCGCCACGACCACGACCACCGCCACGGGCCTCGGCCGAGGTGCTGCTCGTGGTGAGCAACACCGTGGACGCGCCGATCAGACCAACACAGTAGACAGACACAAGCGCCATCGCTGCCAGGCAGCGGGTCACGATATTGTGGCGCGTCGTTTTGGTTTGAGCCATTCTTGGGATCTCCATTCTGCGGAAGCACGGCTTTAGAATGCTTCCGGCCTCGAAT
It contains:
- a CDS encoding NADH:flavin oxidoreductase/NADH oxidase encodes the protein MSALFSPFKLRDLTLPNRIVIAPMCQYSAEDGRATDWHMIHLGNMALSGAAMLVIEATAVEAIGRITPGDLGLYNDATEAALKPVLAAIRKHSNIAVGMQIAHAGRKASSHAPWDGGQQVPLDKGGWVAQAPSAIPQKSGELPPQEIDAAGLVRIRDAFVATAKRAERLGIDALEIHAAHGYLLHEFLSPISNQRTDNYGGSLENRIRFPIEVFDAVRAAFPAHKPVGVRVSASDWVEGGWDVAQTIVFANELKKRGVDWMDVSSGGVSPQQKIALGPGYQVPFAEAVKAATGLPTIAVGLITDAQQAEDIVASGKADLVAIARGILYDPRWPWHAAAQLGGQVQAPPQYWRSQPSTQKALFGDTTFGGR